One part of the Janthinobacterium sp. 17J80-10 genome encodes these proteins:
- the prsK gene encoding XrtA/PEP-CTERM system histidine kinase PrsK — protein MLTTIAASSYASAALAFLFLSLLLLTSWRGRLHGMAITTTCLLSAGWAASLAWQAATAAPFSLLSQCMELLRGVAWCTFLFVLFKPAAGTRLLAVAKSKRFLAGITVMAVLLFLLPKLPYVLLGLTANPLARVAMAIAGMLLVEQLFRNTPPRERWGIKFACLGIGGMFAFDFYLYSDAMLFRQINPEIWAARGGVNALAAPLLAISAARNPKWSPGISVSRRVLYNSAALFGSAIYLLAMAAAGYYLRFFGGNWGSVVQAVFLSGAMLLLLAVLFSGACRAWLRVFISKHFYSYGYDYREEWMRFTRTLSRQGPELGERTIQAVADLVESPAGALYIVRESGQCELAAHWNLTPPAATESADSEFCRFLENKEWVVDLQEERTARTGDASAAIPQWLREFPRAWLVVPLLLQGKLFGFMVLAQPRSRVALNWEVLDLLKIAGSQAASYLAQQEAANALMVARQFESFNRMSTFMVHDLKNLVFQLSLLLSNAEKHKNNPAFQQDMLETVELSVQKMKLLLQKLARGISVETPASLQLEHLLRQAIAAKSSTGPKPVLEVVDSKLAVFANPARLERVIGHLIQNAIEATPKDGKVSVMLKRHDGSAVVLVSDNGAGMSEEFVREKLFKPFESTKAGGMGIGVFESREYVNELGGRLEVESMPGHGTTFRISLPLQEDERSAADMAA, from the coding sequence ATGCTAACCACGATAGCCGCCTCAAGCTATGCCAGCGCCGCGCTGGCATTCCTGTTTTTGAGCCTCCTGCTTTTGACAAGCTGGCGTGGCCGCTTGCACGGCATGGCAATCACCACCACCTGCCTGCTGAGCGCAGGATGGGCAGCGTCTCTGGCCTGGCAAGCAGCGACCGCAGCGCCGTTTTCCCTGCTATCCCAATGCATGGAATTATTGCGCGGAGTGGCCTGGTGCACCTTTCTGTTTGTACTCTTTAAACCGGCGGCCGGCACGCGATTGCTCGCAGTCGCTAAAAGCAAAAGGTTTTTGGCAGGCATCACAGTCATGGCCGTGCTGTTATTCTTGCTGCCCAAACTGCCTTATGTTCTGCTTGGACTGACTGCCAACCCACTCGCGCGGGTCGCCATGGCAATTGCAGGCATGCTGCTTGTCGAACAATTGTTCAGGAACACTCCGCCGCGCGAACGCTGGGGGATCAAATTCGCCTGCCTCGGCATCGGTGGCATGTTCGCTTTCGATTTTTATCTTTACAGCGATGCCATGCTATTCCGCCAGATCAATCCTGAAATCTGGGCGGCACGCGGCGGCGTCAATGCGCTCGCCGCGCCCCTGCTGGCAATCTCGGCGGCGCGCAATCCCAAGTGGTCGCCAGGCATTTCCGTCTCGCGCCGGGTACTCTACAATTCGGCAGCCTTGTTTGGTTCGGCGATCTATCTTCTGGCGATGGCCGCCGCAGGTTACTATCTGCGTTTTTTCGGTGGCAACTGGGGCAGCGTGGTGCAGGCGGTATTTTTGTCCGGTGCCATGCTCTTGCTGCTTGCCGTGCTGTTTTCCGGCGCTTGCCGCGCCTGGCTTCGCGTATTCATCAGCAAGCATTTCTACAGCTACGGCTACGATTACCGGGAAGAATGGATGCGTTTTACCCGCACGCTCTCGCGCCAGGGTCCGGAACTCGGTGAACGCACCATACAAGCTGTTGCAGACCTGGTGGAAAGTCCGGCGGGCGCGCTCTACATCGTGCGCGAGTCCGGGCAATGCGAGCTAGCCGCCCACTGGAACCTCACTCCGCCGGCAGCAACGGAGTCGGCCGACAGCGAATTCTGCCGCTTCCTGGAAAACAAGGAATGGGTAGTCGACCTTCAGGAAGAACGCACCGCCCGCACCGGCGATGCCAGCGCCGCCATTCCGCAATGGTTGCGGGAATTCCCGCGTGCCTGGCTGGTCGTCCCGCTCCTATTGCAGGGCAAGCTGTTCGGATTCATGGTGCTGGCACAACCGCGCAGCCGCGTCGCCCTTAACTGGGAAGTACTGGACCTGCTCAAAATCGCCGGCAGCCAGGCAGCGAGCTATCTGGCACAGCAGGAAGCGGCCAATGCCTTGATGGTTGCGCGGCAGTTCGAATCGTTCAACCGCATGTCCACCTTCATGGTGCATGACCTGAAAAATCTGGTATTCCAGCTCTCGCTGCTGCTGTCGAATGCGGAAAAACACAAAAACAATCCCGCATTCCAGCAAGACATGCTGGAAACCGTCGAACTCTCGGTGCAAAAAATGAAACTGCTGTTGCAAAAGCTCGCCCGGGGCATCTCGGTCGAAACACCGGCTTCCCTGCAGCTCGAACATTTGCTGCGGCAGGCAATTGCAGCAAAATCAAGCACAGGCCCCAAGCCGGTACTCGAAGTCGTTGACAGCAAGCTCGCCGTATTTGCCAACCCGGCGCGCCTGGAACGGGTGATTGGCCACCTGATCCAGAATGCTATCGAAGCGACCCCCAAGGATGGTAAAGTTAGCGTCATGCTGAAAAGGCATGACGGTTCCGCCGTGGTTCTGGTCAGCGACAATGGCGCCGGCATGAGTGAAGAATTCGTGCGTGAGAAGCTGTTCAAGCCTTTCGAATCGACCAAGGCGGGCGGCATGGGCATCGGCGTGTTCGAAAGCCGGGAATACGTCAATGAACTGGGCGGGCGGCTCGAGGTGGAAAGCATGCCGGGCCATGGCACGACTTTCCGCATCAGCCTGCCGTTGCAGGAAGATGAACGAAGCGCGGCCGACATGGCGGCGTAA